The following is a genomic window from Deltaproteobacteria bacterium.
CTCCCCCCTGGATGTGGGGGATGAAGCGGGGCACGGGGGAGATCGCCGAGGAGACGTGCCGCGCTTGCCACCCGGGAAAAGGCGGGAAAGGCGCGGGCACTCCCGTCGCGGAAGGCGGACACCCGAGGAACGTCATGGCTTCCCGTCCGATGCCGGACGGTTTTCCGTTGTACGGTCCGGGCGGCGATACGACCCGCAAGGGGGTCGTGTCGTGTCCGACGTGCCACGAGGTCCACGGCACCGGGATCATGCCGACCGGGCGGGGAGTCGAAAAGCTGCTTCGACGAACGGACGGGAGCGGTTCCGGCGCGCGGGGAAAGCCGTTTTCATGCACCGCCTGTCATTCGGGGAAGGAGACCGCCCACGGGAAGGCGGATTGCATCGGATGCCACCCACCGCACTCCGAGGAGAAGCCGGAACGGATCTGTTCCGGATGTCACCGGGTCGGCGAGGGATTCCTCCTCGGGAAACACCGTTCCGCCGGGAAAAGTTGCGGCTCCTGCCATTCGATTCACGGATCGGGGGGGGGGAAGGCGTCGGAGAGCGGTTGCGCCGGCTGCCACCCCGGCACCCTGAGGATCCGGAAGACCTCGCACGCCGCGATCGGGGACTCCTCCTGCGACCCGTGCCACCCGGTCCACCGGGACCCACCGACACCCGTCATCAAGTGGAGAATCGGCGAAGACCCGTTTGTCCCGAACATCCCGTGCCTGCGCTGCCACGCGGAAGGCGGAATCGCCCCCGTCCCCGCCTGGCCGACGCATCCCTCGCGGGAATCCGAAGTGCCGACCAACTACGGGGCGAAAGTCGTCCTCGAGACCCCGATCAGCATGCTGGGGCGATACAAGGAAGGGGACCGCCCGCTGTTCCCCCTGTTCGGTCCCGACGGCAAGCGGTCCCTCTCCGGGGTCATGGGGTGCCTCACGTGCCACGATCCCCACGCGGGCGGGATGCGGGACGGGGAGCCTTCGGCGAACGCGTATCTCCGGGATCCGGGCCACGCCTTCCTGGCGGAACTCTGCTCTTCGTGCCACCGCGGGGACACCTCGGACCGGGTGAGGAATTTCCACAAACTTCCGCGAAAAGGGCATTGAACGGAAAATTCCCTGAAGCGGGGCGCCTTCGATTCCGATACTATCGGGAAAGGAAACCCGGATGGCGATCCACGATGCGACAGATGGCCGCTCCCTCTAACCAATCGACCCGGAGGATCCGCAGGCTTCCCCTGCTGATCGCGGCGGGCCTCCTGCTGCTCGCGGTGCTCATTTCCCTGTTCCGCGACATGGGGGTCGTCGGGACCTGGCGCCTCCGGAGCACGGAGAAGCAGCTTCGGTCCGAGGTCGAGGCGCTGCGGAGGGAGAATGCCGACCTGAAACGCCAGGTGGACGACCTTCGGAGCAATCCCGCCGTGATCGAGGAAGAGGCCCGCAGGCTGGGCCTCGTGAAGGACAAGGAAAGAGTCATCGTCGTTCCCAATCGGCAGGATGCCACCTCCCCGGCACAACAGAAGTCCGGCGCGCGGCGTCCGTAGGCATTCCGCGAGGCTGCTCGCCCCGGCCTACATTCTCCTCCTGTCCCTGCTGCGGATCCGGTACGCCGGCGGGGTGCCGTTGGCGATCGCCGCCGCCGCCGGCGTCCTCGCGTTCGCGTACGTTCTCGGCGCATACCTCGTGGCGCGGAAGAGGGACGATCGCGTCCCCGAAACGGAAGGCTGCCTGATCTGGGGAGGCGCAGCGGCGATGGCGCTCCACGCGGCGTTCCCGCCGGTCGCGGGGAGCCGGACCGTTCCCGCCGCGATCGGTTTCGGTCTCGGCGTTTCCCTCCCGTTGCGCTATTCCATCCCGTGCGCCGCCTGTGCGGCCGCATGGCTTGCGGCGATTCCCGGTCCGTTCCCGGCGGAGTCCTTGCCGGTCGCGGCGATGTCGATCCTTTCGTTCGCAGCCGGAGCGGGGGGACGCTCGCACCGCCTGCGCCGGCCTCCGGAGGAAGAGAGCGCGAAAGCGGCGATCGCGAGGAGTCGTTCCGTCGTCCTTCCTTGGGAGGAACCTCCGGAGGGGGGGCGCCGTTCCGAGGGGGAGACGACCGAGGAAGGGGCCCTGATGCGCCGGGGACTCGAAATCCGGGAAGACATCCGGAGAGCGCTGGAAGGCGTGTTGCCGTTGACCGGGGCGACGCACGCCGCGTACCTCTGGCCGTCCCGGTCCCCGGGAGTCGCCCGGCATGACGGCTTCCTCGTGAGCCGGGGCCGGGACTTGCCTCGGGACTTCTCCGTTCCCGAAACGTACGTGCCGGTCCGGGAGGCGACCGTTTTCCGCCGCCCCTTTTTCGAAACGGGGGAGGAAGCCGAACGGTACTCCCCCCGGATTTCCGCGGAGTCGGGCGCGACGAAAGGAATCGCCGCGGTACCCGTTTTCCGGGAAGATGCCGTGGAAGGCGTTCTGCTCGCCATCCGCGAGGACGAGGAACCGTGGGTCGATCCCGTCCTGCCGCTGCTCGGCCTGGTCGCGTATTTCATCGGCCGGGACATCGAAAGAACCCGTGCGCTCCACAGGGAGGAAAGGTATCTCCTGCGGGAGGACTGGTACCACAAGATGGTGCGGAAGATGGCTCAGATGGGCGAATCGGGGAGCGATGCGGAGGGCGCGAAGCCGCGTTCGCGACGCGAGCGCGTCTATGCGGAAGCGGTTGGGCAGGTGCGCCGCCAGGTCGGCGCGGGGCGCGTGCTGCTCGTGGGCACGAGCGACGGCGGCCGGAACGGGTGGCTCACGTGGGAGGAGACCGAATCCTTCTCGGGGGGATCCGACCAGCCGCAGTTGCTGGGGGATTCGTACGTGGGATGGGTGATCCGCCACGGGTCGCAGCGGATCTTCTCCGGCGAGCAGGGGCGGCCGAGGAACCAGGGAGTTCGTCCGAGCGCAGGGGAGAAGCCGGGCGAACGTTCCTACCTCGTGCTTCCGGTCGCCGGCGTCGGCGGTTTTCGCGGCGCGGTGGTATGCGCCCACGAATCGGCGGGACGATTCGGGAAAGCGCACGCCGAGGTCGTCCGGGACGTGACGGAGGTCATGCAGATGGGGCTGTCCCACGTGGAGCACCTGGAAACCCTTACGCGGCGGGCCACGACGGACGGCCTGACGGGGCTCCCAAACCGGAAATCGTTCCTCGACCGGCTCTCCTCGGAACTCGAACGCCTGGACGGGCGTCACCCCTGCGCGGTCGTCATGCTGGACCTCGACCATTTCAAACGGATCAACGACACGTACGGGCACCCGTTCGGGGACGAGGTCCTGAAGCGGGTCTCCGGGGTGATCGCGAAGGCGGTCCGCAAGGGGGACGCGGCGGGCCGCTACGGCGGAGAGGAGTTCGTCCTCTACCTCCACATGACCGACCCGGAGCGCGCGCAGGAGGCGGCGGAGCGGTTCCGGCGGATGATCCGGCAGACGAAATTCCTCCACGAGGGGCGCGAGGTGGCGGTGACCGCCTCCCTCGGGGTCTCGTGCGCCCCGATCCACGGAAAGGGCGCGGGGGAACTGTTGAAGCGCGCGGACGAGGCGCTCTACCTGTCAAAGGAGCGGGGCCGCGACAGGGTGACGGTGTACCCCGGGTAGCCCGTCCGCGGGGTCGCGTTGACACCCCCCCGCACCGGGGGCTAAACTGTCAGCTTTACTGTAATTTTTCCTTCGGGGCGGCGAATTGGACATCCGGCAGATGGTGGAATCCGTTGTGTCTTCCGCCGTGCGGAAGAAGCTGGCGGAGTGGGGCGTGGACGCACCGGTGCCGGTGTCCCTCGAGGTCCCCCGGCAGGAGGAGCACGGCGACTTCTCCGTGAATGCCGCCATGCAGGTGGCGCGGCACCTGGGGAGGAAGCCGCGTTCGATCGCCGACGAGCTGGCCTCCGCGATCCGGAAGGAGGACGTGGATCGCCGGATCGCCTCGGTGGCGGTGGCGGGTCCCGGCTTCATCAACATCGTCGTTTCCGAGGACGCCTGGAGGGAGATCCTCTCGCAGGCGATCGCCGAGGGGCCGAAGTTCGGATCCCCGGGGACGGGCTCGGGCGAAACGGTGCACGTGGAGTTCGTCTCCGCCAACCCCACCGGCCCGCTCCACGTCGGGCACGGCCGCGGCGCCGCGGTCGGCGACGCCATCGCCCGGATCCTCGAGTTCACCGGCCGCAAGGTCGTCCGGGAATATTACGTGAACGACGTCGGAAACCAGATGGACAACCTGGGCCGCACGCTCCTTTCCCGGTACCGGAACGAGTGCGGACGCCCCTCGGAACTCCCGGAGGACGGCTACCGCGGCGGCTACATGATCGAGATCGCCCGGGAGCTCCGGGCGGATGTCGGGGACCGGTACGCCGACGCCCCGGAGGAAGAGGTTCTCCCCCTGTTCCGGAAGGAGGCGGGAGACCGGATCCTGCGCGGCATCCGGGACGACCTGCACGCGTTCCGGGTAACGTACGACCGGTGGTTTCCGGAGCGGGATCTGCACGACCGGGGCGAGGTCGCGGCCGCCATCGGGGAGCTTTCGGACCGGGGGTGCCTGTACGAATCCGACGGGGCCACCTTCATCCGCAGCGCGGAGATGGGGGACGAAAAGGACCGGGTGCTCGTCCGCGCGGATGGCCGGACGACCTACTTTGCGGCCGACGTGGCGTACCACCGGCACAAGATCCGGGAGGGACACTCCCGGATGATCGACGTTTGGGGAGCCGACCACCACGGATACGTGGCAAGGCTGCGCGCTGCGCTCCGGGGGCTGGGGGAGGACGATTCCCGGCTCGAGGTGCTGCTGGTCCAGTTCGTCACCCTCCTCCGGGAGGGGAAGGCGGTCCAGATGTCCACCCGGTCGGGGGAATTCACGACGCTCCGCGAGGTGCTGGACGAGGTGGGGACGGACGCCGCGCGGTTCTTCTACCTGTTGCGGAGCCACCACACGCACCTCGATTTCGACCTCACGCTGGCGAAGACCCAGTCCCGGAACAACCCGGTCTACTACATCCAGTACGTCCACGCGCGGATCTGCAGCATCTTCCGGGAAGCGGAAGGGAGAGGCGAGGCGCCGGTCGGCCACCCGCCGCTCTCCATCCTCACCCTCCCCGAGGAGGTGCGCCTGATGAAGGCGGTGGCGCGGTTCCCGGACGTCGTGTCGGAGGCCGCGAAGACCCGCGAGCCCCACCGTATCCCGTTCTATCTTCTCCAGGTGGCGGACCTCTTCCATGCCTTCTACCACCAGCACCGGTTCCTCGGGGAGACTCCGGAGCGCACGCACGCGCGGCTATCGCTCGCAGGCGCCGTCCGGACGGTCGTGGCCACCGGCCTCTCCCTGATCGGCGTGACCGCGCCGGAGCGGATGTGAGAATCCTGCGCCACAAGGGCGGATACCGCCGCAGCGACCCGGATCGCCGTTCGTTCGCCTTTCTCGCGGTCGGCGCCCTGGTCATCGTCGCCGCGGCATTCCTCCTCGGGCTCCAGGCCGGGCGCGTCGTCGAGAAGAACGCGGCCCGGGAGCGGGCCGGAAAGGGTCCGGCGGACAACGTCGCGGCGGGAGTCCGCGCATCGGACGTCCGGAAGGAGATGTCGGTTTTTTCGGAGGAGGCGGTGCGGATCCCCGCCGTCCCCCCACCCGCGGTCGTCCTCCCCACGGCGGGGGAGGAGCTCCGGAAATCCGAGGCCGCCGCCACGTTCCCGGATTCGCTTTCGCGAAGAGATCCTTCCCCGCAACCCCTGGTCAAGCCGAAGGGGAAGGAGAAACCGTCTCCGGCGCCGGAAGGGAAATTCCTGCTCCAGGCCGGAGCGATGAAGAACCGGGAGACGGCGGAAGCGGTCCGGAACCGCATCCAGCGGGCAGGGTACAGGTCGATACTGGTGCACGCGACCACGCGGAAGCGGGGGGAGGTGTTCCGGGTCCGGGTCGGCCCGTTCGGGTCCCGGGAGGAGGCGGGAAAGGCGATGAAGAAGATCCGCTCCGAAATGAAGATCGACGTCATTCTTCTGACGGGCGAGGTGAAACCGTGATACGGCCCGACGCGGAAAGCTTCCTCCGGCAATCCTCCCCCGGGACGCTGATCCCGGTGTGGAGCGAATTCCACGCGGACCTGGAGACCCCGGTCTCGGCGTACATGAAGGTCGCGTCCCGATTTCCGACGGACCACTTTCTCCTGGAGAGCGTCGAGGGGGGGGAGACGTGGGCGAGATACTCCTTCATCGGATTCGACCCGCACCTGACGTTCCGCGCGACCCCCGACGAGATCGTCGTCCGGAAGGGGAGCGAGACGCGGATCCTTCCGGTCGGAGAGGACCCGCTCGACGCGCTGGCGGAGCTCCTTCGCGGGATCCGCCACTGTCCCGCGCCCGGGCTTCCGCGCCTGTCCGGAGGCGCGGTGGGGTACATCTCCTACGACTACGTCCGTTACCTGGAACGGGTCGGCGGGGTGCGCCCGCTCACCTCCGCGCCCGACGCGATGTTCCTCTTTCCGTCCCGCCTCCTGATATTCGACAACGTCCGCCACACGATCCTGATCGTCGTCCTCGCGGAAATCCGGGGGGGTGAGGCTCCCGCCGCGTCGTACTCCCGCGCGCTCGCCGCGATCGACGACGTGCGGCGGATCCTCCGCGAGCCGCTCGCGTGGTCGGACGTACCGGAGGGGGATGCCGCGGTCGCGCCCTTCGAAACGTCCCGGGACGAATTCATGGCGGCGGTCCGGAAGACGAAGGAGCACATCCGGGAAGGCGACATCATCCAGGCGGTCCTCTCCAACCGCGCAAGGGGAAGGACGAAACGGACGCCCGCGGAGGTGTACCGGGTCCTGCGGGCGCTGAATCCCTCCCCCTACATGTACCTGCTGCGGATGGGGGAGCTGTCCGTGGTCGGCTCCTCGCCGGAGATCCTCGTGCGCCTCGAGGGGGACGACATCCAGCTCCGTCCGATCGCCGGGACCCGTCCCCGGGGCGCGAACCCCGAGGAGGACCGCAGGCTCGAGGTGGAGCTTCTGTCCGACCCGAAGGAGATCGCGGAACACGTGATGCTGGTCGACCTCGGGCGGAACGACGTGGGGCGGGTGGCCGACTGGGGGACGGTGAAGGCGGACGAACTCATGGTCGTCGAGCGGTACTCCCACGTGATGCACATCGTATCCAACGTGGTCGGAAAACTCCGGAAGGACCGGAACGCGTTCGACGTGCTTCGGGCGTCGTTCCCGGCGGGAACGGTGTCCGGGGCCCCGAAGGTTCGGGCGATGCAGATCATCTCCGACTTCGAACCGTTCCGCAGGGGAATCTACGCGGGCGCCGTCGGCTACTTCGACCTCCAGGGGAACATGGACTTCTGCATCGCGATCCGGACCATCGTCATGGAGGGAGACGAGGCCACCATCCAGGCCGGGGCGGGGATCGTCGCCGACTCCGATCCCGCAAAGGAGTGGGACGAGATCCTGAGCAAGGCGAAGATCCTCTTCCGCGCGGCCGGCCTGTCGCCGGAGACGGGAGGCCCCGGGTGATCGCCGTCATCGACAATTACGACTCCTTCACGTACAACCTCGTGCAGTATCTCGGAGGCCTCGGAGCGGAGGTTTCCGTGCACCGGAACGACTCGATCACCGTGGAGGAACTGGCGCGGCGCAATCCTTCCGGCCTCGTGATCTCGCCCGGCCCCGGCGGTCCCGACGGCGCCGGCATCTCGCTGTCCGCCATCCGCTCGTTCCAGGACCGCATTCCGATCCTGGGGGTCTGCCTGGGACACCAGTGCATCGGGCAGGCGTTCGGGGGGCGGATCGTCCACGCGCAGGCGCTGATGCACGGGAAGACGTCCCGGATCCGGCACAACGGCAAGGGGATCTTCTCGATGGTCGAGAATCCCATGATCGCCACCCGGTACCACTCCCTCGCCGTGGACCGGTCCACGCTCCCCGTCGAGCTCGAGGTGTGCGCGGAATCCGAAGACGGCGAAGTGATGGGGATCCGGCATGTGGAGAAGCCGATCTTCGGCGTCCAGTTCCACCCGGAATCGATCCTGACCCAGTCGGGCATGCGGATCCTCGAGAATTTCCTGTCGATGATCGACCCGTCCCAGCCGGTCCTTCGGGAGTTCGGAAACATCCGCGAGGCGATCGCCGCGGTTTCCTCCCGCCGGAACCTGTCGGCGGACGGGATGCGGGACGCGATGCGGATGATCATGGGAGGCGAGGCTTCCCCGTCCCAGATCGCCTCCTTCCTCTCCTGCCTGGCGATGAAGGGCGAGACGATCACCGAGATCGCCGCGGCGGCGGAGGTGATGCGCCAGAAGGCGACCCGGATCGTGCCACCGGCCGGCCGCGACGTGCTCGACACGTGCGGGACGGGAGGGGACCGGTCCGGCACGTTCAACATTTCGACGACGGTCGCATTCGTGGCGGCGGGCGCGGGAGTCCCGGTGGCCAAGCACGGCAACCGGTCGGTCACCAGCCGGTCCGGGAGCGCCGATGTGCTGGAGGCGCTCGGGATGGATCTCGGCTCGGATACCGCCGCCGTCCAGAGGGCGCTCGACGATGCCGGAATCACGTTCATGTTCGCCCCCAAATTCCACGCCGCGATGAAGCACGCGATCGGACCGCGAAGGGAGATCGCGATCCGAACGATCTTCAACATCCTGGGCCCTTTGAGCAACCCGGCCGGCGTGCGATGCCAGGTCGTCGGCGTGTTCAGCGAGGAGCTCGGGGAAACGTACGCCAGGGTGCTCGCCGAATCGGGGCACCGCAGGGCGTTCGTGGTCCACGGAACGGACGGCCTCGACGAGGTTTCCCTGTCCGCGGCGACGATCGTGTGGGATGTCCGGGACGGAAAGGTGAAGCGGTTCCTCTTCGAGCCGCGCTCCGCGGGATTCGATTACGTCCCGCTGACGGCGCTAAAGGGGGGGGACGCCTCCGCCAACGCGAAGATCCTGGCCGACATCCTCGCCGGTGCGGCGGGCCCCGGGCGGCAGGCGGTTCTCCTGAACAGCGCGTTCGCCCTGGTCGCGGGGGGAATCGCGGAGGACGTCCGCGAAGGGGTCCGGCTGGCGGCGGAATCGATCGATTCGGGGGCGGCGCGCGAACGGCTTTCGGCATTCCTTTCGATCCTCGGGCGCAAGGGCGCCGCGCCGCCCGGATGAGAAGCCACCTGGATCGCATCTTGGAAGGGGTCCGGGAGGAGCTGGCGATCCGGAAGGAGAGGGTTTCGCTTGGAGCGCTGAAGGCGCGTTCGGACGCCCGCGCGGTTCGGGCGGATCCGTTGGCGGACCTTCCCGCCGGACCGGGGATCATCGCGGAGATCAAGCGGGCCTCGCCGTCCCTCGGATGGATCCGGAAGGATCTGGACGCGGTGGAGACGGCGCGCGCGTACATCGCCGGCGGCGCCTGGGCGGTGTCCATCCTCACGGAACCGCGCTTCTTCGGCGGGTCGCTCGTCGACCTCGCGCGGGTCCGCGCGGAGTTTCCCGCGGCGCGGCTCCTGCGAAAGGATTTCGTCCTGGACGAATACATGGTGGCGGAATCCGCCGCCTTCGGCGCCGACCTGGTCCTGCTGATGGTCAGCGTGCTCGGGGATTCCACGCCGGGGATGGTCGCCCTCGCGAGGGAGCATCGACTCGAGCCGCTGGTCGAGGTGCGCGACGAAGCCGAGCTGGCGGTCGCGGCGCGGTCCGGGGCGCGCATGATCGGGATCAACAACCGGGACCTGTCGACCCTTTCGGTCGACCTGTCCGTGTCCGGGCGCCTCCTCCCTTTCGTCCCGCCGGGCGCGGTCGCGGTGGTGGAAAGCGGGATATCCGGGGCAGACCAGGTCCGAAGGCTGCACGCGCTGGGCGGACGGCTGTTCCTCGTCGGGGAGTCGCTGGCCCGCAGCCCGAACCCCGCTGACACGATACGCGGGTATGTGGGAAAATAGTGCGGGCACATTCCGAATGGGAGCCGATGCGATGCAGGTGAAGATCCTCTTGAAGGATTCGGAAATCCCGAAGACCTGGTACAACGTCGCGGCCGACATGCCCAACCCCCCGGCGGTCGTCCTGCACCCCGGGACCGGAAAACCGGTCGGCCCGGACGACCTCTCCCCGCTCTTCCCGATGCCGCTCATCGAGCAGGAAGTCTCGTCCCAGCGAGAGATCCCCATCCCCGACGAGGTTCGGAAGATCTACGCGCTGTGGCGTCCGACACCGATGTTCCGCGCAAGCCGGCTCGAGGAGGCGATCGGCACGAAGTCGAGGATCTACTACAAGTACGAGGGCGGAAGCCCCGCCGGAAGCCACAAGCCGAACACCTCCATTCCGCAGGCGTATTACAACCGGATGGCGGGGCGGAAGCGGATCGCCACGGAGACCGGCGCGGGCCAGTGGGGATCGGCCATGGCGCTCGGGGGAAGCTTCTTCGGCCTAGAGGTCAAGGTGTACATGGTGAAGGTCAGCTACAACCAGAAGCCGTACCGCCGGATGTACATGGAGACGTACGGCGCGAAGGTGGTCGCCTCGCCGAGCGCCGACACCGCGTCGGGAAGGGCGATCCTCTCCGGGGCTCCCGACTCGCCGGGATCGCTCGGGATCGCGATCAGCGAGGCGGTGGAGGACGCGGCGACCCGCCCGGACACCAGCTACGCGCTCGGGTCGGTGCTGAACCACGTCTGCCTCCACCAGACCGTCATCGGGCTCGAGGCCCGGGAACAGATGAAGGCGGCGGGAGAGTACCCCGACGTCGTCATCGCGTGCTGCGGCGGCGGGAGCAACCTCGCGGGCATCGGATTCCCCTTTCTGCGGGACAAGTTCTCCGGGAAGCGGAACCCGCGGATCGTCGCGGTGGAGCCGTCGTCGTGCCCCACGCTCACGAAAGGGGTCTACGCGTACGACTTCGGGGACACGGCGAAGCTCACGCCGCTCATGAAGATGTACACGCTGGGGCACGACTTCGTTCCGGCCGGGATCCACGCGGGCGGGCTTCGATACCACGGCGACTCCGCGCTCGTCAGCCAGCTGTACCACGAGAAGTTCCTGGAAG
Proteins encoded in this region:
- the trpE gene encoding anthranilate synthase component I is translated as MIRPDAESFLRQSSPGTLIPVWSEFHADLETPVSAYMKVASRFPTDHFLLESVEGGETWARYSFIGFDPHLTFRATPDEIVVRKGSETRILPVGEDPLDALAELLRGIRHCPAPGLPRLSGGAVGYISYDYVRYLERVGGVRPLTSAPDAMFLFPSRLLIFDNVRHTILIVVLAEIRGGEAPAASYSRALAAIDDVRRILREPLAWSDVPEGDAAVAPFETSRDEFMAAVRKTKEHIREGDIIQAVLSNRARGRTKRTPAEVYRVLRALNPSPYMYLLRMGELSVVGSSPEILVRLEGDDIQLRPIAGTRPRGANPEEDRRLEVELLSDPKEIAEHVMLVDLGRNDVGRVADWGTVKADELMVVERYSHVMHIVSNVVGKLRKDRNAFDVLRASFPAGTVSGAPKVRAMQIISDFEPFRRGIYAGAVGYFDLQGNMDFCIAIRTIVMEGDEATIQAGAGIVADSDPAKEWDEILSKAKILFRAAGLSPETGGPG
- a CDS encoding GGDEF domain-containing protein: MPPPRHNRSPARGVRRHSARLLAPAYILLLSLLRIRYAGGVPLAIAAAAGVLAFAYVLGAYLVARKRDDRVPETEGCLIWGGAAAMALHAAFPPVAGSRTVPAAIGFGLGVSLPLRYSIPCAACAAAWLAAIPGPFPAESLPVAAMSILSFAAGAGGRSHRLRRPPEEESAKAAIARSRSVVLPWEEPPEGGRRSEGETTEEGALMRRGLEIREDIRRALEGVLPLTGATHAAYLWPSRSPGVARHDGFLVSRGRDLPRDFSVPETYVPVREATVFRRPFFETGEEAERYSPRISAESGATKGIAAVPVFREDAVEGVLLAIREDEEPWVDPVLPLLGLVAYFIGRDIERTRALHREERYLLREDWYHKMVRKMAQMGESGSDAEGAKPRSRRERVYAEAVGQVRRQVGAGRVLLVGTSDGGRNGWLTWEETESFSGGSDQPQLLGDSYVGWVIRHGSQRIFSGEQGRPRNQGVRPSAGEKPGERSYLVLPVAGVGGFRGAVVCAHESAGRFGKAHAEVVRDVTEVMQMGLSHVEHLETLTRRATTDGLTGLPNRKSFLDRLSSELERLDGRHPCAVVMLDLDHFKRINDTYGHPFGDEVLKRVSGVIAKAVRKGDAAGRYGGEEFVLYLHMTDPERAQEAAERFRRMIRQTKFLHEGREVAVTASLGVSCAPIHGKGAGELLKRADEALYLSKERGRDRVTVYPG
- a CDS encoding indole-3-glycerol-phosphate synthase; protein product: MRSHLDRILEGVREELAIRKERVSLGALKARSDARAVRADPLADLPAGPGIIAEIKRASPSLGWIRKDLDAVETARAYIAGGAWAVSILTEPRFFGGSLVDLARVRAEFPAARLLRKDFVLDEYMVAESAAFGADLVLLMVSVLGDSTPGMVALAREHRLEPLVEVRDEAELAVAARSGARMIGINNRDLSTLSVDLSVSGRLLPFVPPGAVAVVESGISGADQVRRLHALGGRLFLVGESLARSPNPADTIRGYVGK
- a CDS encoding SPOR domain-containing protein, yielding MRILRHKGGYRRSDPDRRSFAFLAVGALVIVAAAFLLGLQAGRVVEKNAARERAGKGPADNVAAGVRASDVRKEMSVFSEEAVRIPAVPPPAVVLPTAGEELRKSEAAATFPDSLSRRDPSPQPLVKPKGKEKPSPAPEGKFLLQAGAMKNRETAEAVRNRIQRAGYRSILVHATTRKRGEVFRVRVGPFGSREEAGKAMKKIRSEMKIDVILLTGEVKP
- a CDS encoding bifunctional anthranilate synthase component II/anthranilate phosphoribosyltransferase; this translates as MIAVIDNYDSFTYNLVQYLGGLGAEVSVHRNDSITVEELARRNPSGLVISPGPGGPDGAGISLSAIRSFQDRIPILGVCLGHQCIGQAFGGRIVHAQALMHGKTSRIRHNGKGIFSMVENPMIATRYHSLAVDRSTLPVELEVCAESEDGEVMGIRHVEKPIFGVQFHPESILTQSGMRILENFLSMIDPSQPVLREFGNIREAIAAVSSRRNLSADGMRDAMRMIMGGEASPSQIASFLSCLAMKGETITEIAAAAEVMRQKATRIVPPAGRDVLDTCGTGGDRSGTFNISTTVAFVAAGAGVPVAKHGNRSVTSRSGSADVLEALGMDLGSDTAAVQRALDDAGITFMFAPKFHAAMKHAIGPRREIAIRTIFNILGPLSNPAGVRCQVVGVFSEELGETYARVLAESGHRRAFVVHGTDGLDEVSLSAATIVWDVRDGKVKRFLFEPRSAGFDYVPLTALKGGDASANAKILADILAGAAGPGRQAVLLNSAFALVAGGIAEDVREGVRLAAESIDSGAARERLSAFLSILGRKGAAPPG
- a CDS encoding septum formation initiator family protein, encoding MAAPSNQSTRRIRRLPLLIAAGLLLLAVLISLFRDMGVVGTWRLRSTEKQLRSEVEALRRENADLKRQVDDLRSNPAVIEEEARRLGLVKDKERVIVVPNRQDATSPAQQKSGARRP
- a CDS encoding TrpB-like pyridoxal phosphate-dependent enzyme; this encodes MQVKILLKDSEIPKTWYNVAADMPNPPAVVLHPGTGKPVGPDDLSPLFPMPLIEQEVSSQREIPIPDEVRKIYALWRPTPMFRASRLEEAIGTKSRIYYKYEGGSPAGSHKPNTSIPQAYYNRMAGRKRIATETGAGQWGSAMALGGSFFGLEVKVYMVKVSYNQKPYRRMYMETYGAKVVASPSADTASGRAILSGAPDSPGSLGIAISEAVEDAATRPDTSYALGSVLNHVCLHQTVIGLEAREQMKAAGEYPDVVIACCGGGSNLAGIGFPFLRDKFSGKRNPRIVAVEPSSCPTLTKGVYAYDFGDTAKLTPLMKMYTLGHDFVPAGIHAGGLRYHGDSALVSQLYHEKFLEAQAYGQIAVFRSALVFARTEGILPAPESSHAIHSAIVEARRADEEGKRKTILFNLSGHGFFDLSAYDDFLNGRLADHEHPEEKIAEALTRLPKA
- a CDS encoding arginine--tRNA ligase; amino-acid sequence: MRQMVESVVSSAVRKKLAEWGVDAPVPVSLEVPRQEEHGDFSVNAAMQVARHLGRKPRSIADELASAIRKEDVDRRIASVAVAGPGFINIVVSEDAWREILSQAIAEGPKFGSPGTGSGETVHVEFVSANPTGPLHVGHGRGAAVGDAIARILEFTGRKVVREYYVNDVGNQMDNLGRTLLSRYRNECGRPSELPEDGYRGGYMIEIARELRADVGDRYADAPEEEVLPLFRKEAGDRILRGIRDDLHAFRVTYDRWFPERDLHDRGEVAAAIGELSDRGCLYESDGATFIRSAEMGDEKDRVLVRADGRTTYFAADVAYHRHKIREGHSRMIDVWGADHHGYVARLRAALRGLGEDDSRLEVLLVQFVTLLREGKAVQMSTRSGEFTTLREVLDEVGTDAARFFYLLRSHHTHLDFDLTLAKTQSRNNPVYYIQYVHARICSIFREAEGRGEAPVGHPPLSILTLPEEVRLMKAVARFPDVVSEAAKTREPHRIPFYLLQVADLFHAFYHQHRFLGETPERTHARLSLAGAVRTVVATGLSLIGVTAPERM